The following proteins are co-located in the Actinomycetota bacterium genome:
- the murD gene encoding UDP-N-acetylmuramoyl-L-alanine--D-glutamate ligase translates to MSGAFAGERAVVVGLGVSGSAAARVLADEGADVRVSEARPDPDVPPELRALGVEVLAGGHDPSHLDGATVVVASPGVTPRSPVLDWARDRNIPVWGELELGARLTRVPYIGVTGTNGKTTTTSMIAACLSAGGIDAVACGNIGHPFPLAARDEHDALVVECSSFQLEMQDTFHPLVSVLLNVAPDHLDWHGSFEAYVNAKAKLFANQTNGDAHIGNRDDETSAAVSSRARCEVSWFTTGEPRAGETGFVDDVLVGRWQGDERLGGLGFTNPAMNGDAAASAAACHAFGAAAGAIRAGLSTFVPARHRGEVVATARGVRFVDDSKATNPHATLAAVDDRTGVVLIAGGDAKGVDLSPIGEAAARLAGVVAIGASADDIVSIFDGRVPTRKVGSVEEAARTAFEIAPDGGTVLLAPGCASWDMFRDYEERGERFTRAARQLERSASA, encoded by the coding sequence GTGAGCGGCGCGTTCGCCGGAGAACGGGCCGTGGTCGTCGGGCTCGGCGTCTCGGGCAGCGCCGCCGCTCGCGTACTGGCCGACGAGGGAGCGGACGTGCGAGTGAGTGAAGCTCGCCCCGACCCCGACGTACCGCCGGAGCTTCGGGCGCTCGGCGTCGAGGTGCTCGCGGGGGGACACGACCCGTCGCACCTCGACGGCGCGACTGTCGTCGTCGCGAGCCCCGGCGTGACGCCGCGTTCGCCGGTCCTGGATTGGGCGCGCGATCGGAACATCCCGGTGTGGGGCGAGCTCGAGCTCGGGGCCCGGCTGACGAGGGTCCCGTACATCGGCGTCACTGGGACGAACGGAAAGACCACGACGACGTCGATGATCGCGGCGTGCCTCTCGGCCGGCGGGATCGACGCCGTCGCCTGCGGCAACATCGGTCATCCGTTCCCGCTCGCGGCGCGTGACGAGCACGACGCGCTCGTCGTCGAGTGCTCCTCGTTCCAGCTCGAGATGCAGGACACGTTCCATCCCCTCGTGTCGGTGCTGCTGAACGTGGCGCCCGACCACCTGGACTGGCACGGCTCGTTCGAAGCGTACGTGAACGCGAAGGCGAAGCTGTTCGCGAACCAGACGAACGGCGACGCACACATCGGCAACCGCGACGACGAGACATCCGCAGCGGTCTCGAGCCGAGCTCGCTGCGAGGTGTCGTGGTTCACGACCGGCGAGCCGAGGGCCGGCGAAACCGGGTTCGTCGACGACGTGCTGGTCGGCAGGTGGCAGGGCGACGAACGGCTCGGCGGCCTCGGTTTTACCAACCCCGCCATGAACGGGGACGCAGCCGCGTCCGCGGCCGCGTGTCACGCGTTCGGGGCAGCCGCGGGCGCGATCCGTGCCGGATTGTCGACGTTCGTGCCCGCACGTCATCGAGGGGAGGTCGTTGCGACCGCGCGTGGCGTGCGATTCGTCGACGACTCGAAAGCGACGAACCCGCACGCGACGCTCGCCGCGGTGGACGACCGGACCGGGGTCGTGTTGATCGCGGGCGGTGATGCCAAGGGCGTGGACCTGAGCCCGATCGGCGAGGCCGCGGCGCGGCTCGCCGGCGTCGTTGCCATCGGCGCCTCGGCCGACGACATCGTCTCGATCTTCGACGGACGCGTTCCCACGCGAAAAGTGGGGTCGGTCGAGGAGGCCGCGCGTACTGCGTTCGAGATCGCGCCGGACGGCGGCACGGTGCTCCTCGCGCCGGGCTGCGCGAGCTGGGACATGTTCCGGGACTACGAGGAGCGCGGCGAGCGATTCACAAGGGCCGCTCGCCAGCTCGAACGATCGGCCTCGGCGTGA
- the ftsW gene encoding putative lipid II flippase FtsW, producing MSTRQIAHPADRSNGHLRLVEPAREGGASSFALRRDAALLLGSAAFLVATGLIMVLSASSVSAFAEYGDSFRYFQRQAAYAVVGVAALVLTSRIRYQAWRRLAVPMFVVTLVALALVLHPAFGVEAYGSSRWFLIGPVTAQPSEFAKLAVVVFTAAVLTWKWDRLDDPGHVAIPLLPACLACFTLVMLQPDLGTTVILTGAAFLLVFVAGVRLRYLAFAALIGVAAGMGLIMSADYRRIRFLAFLNPWKDAGNTGYQLAQSLIALGSGGLTGVGLGASRQKWQYVPNAHTDFIFSILGEEVGLVGELLVVVAFGALVFAGIRIATRAPDTFGRLLAAGIVSWLGLQALINLGAVTGLLPITGVPLPFVSYGGSSLVVSLAAVGILINVSKTSRRQAVGRTTTARRT from the coding sequence GTGAGCACGCGTCAGATCGCGCATCCGGCCGATCGGTCCAACGGTCACCTTCGTCTCGTCGAGCCGGCGCGCGAGGGGGGGGCGAGCAGCTTCGCATTGCGACGCGACGCGGCGCTGCTCCTCGGCTCCGCCGCGTTCCTCGTCGCCACCGGTCTGATCATGGTGCTCTCTGCGAGCTCGGTGTCCGCATTCGCGGAATACGGCGACAGCTTCCGATACTTCCAGCGTCAGGCCGCCTACGCCGTCGTGGGCGTGGCCGCCCTCGTCCTGACGTCGCGGATTCGCTACCAGGCGTGGCGCCGGCTCGCGGTCCCCATGTTCGTGGTCACCCTCGTAGCGCTTGCGCTCGTCCTCCATCCCGCGTTCGGGGTCGAGGCGTACGGCTCGTCGCGATGGTTCCTGATCGGGCCGGTAACCGCTCAACCGTCGGAGTTCGCGAAGCTCGCCGTCGTTGTGTTCACGGCCGCGGTTCTCACGTGGAAGTGGGACCGGCTGGACGATCCCGGGCACGTCGCGATCCCCCTGTTGCCGGCGTGTCTTGCGTGTTTCACCCTCGTGATGCTGCAGCCAGACCTAGGAACGACGGTCATCCTCACCGGTGCGGCGTTCCTTCTGGTGTTCGTGGCCGGGGTGAGGCTTCGGTACCTCGCCTTCGCCGCGCTGATCGGCGTGGCGGCGGGGATGGGACTGATCATGAGCGCCGACTACCGGCGCATCCGCTTCCTCGCGTTCCTCAACCCCTGGAAGGACGCGGGGAACACGGGCTACCAGCTGGCCCAGTCGCTGATCGCGCTCGGGTCGGGTGGGCTGACGGGTGTCGGCCTCGGCGCGTCCCGGCAGAAGTGGCAGTACGTCCCGAACGCACATACCGATTTCATCTTCTCGATCCTCGGCGAAGAGGTGGGGCTCGTCGGCGAGCTCCTCGTGGTGGTGGCGTTCGGCGCCCTGGTGTTCGCCGGGATCCGGATCGCGACGAGAGCGCCGGATACGTTCGGGCGGCTCCTCGCGGCGGGCATCGTCTCGTGGCTCGGGCTCCAGGCGCTGATCAACCTCGGGGCGGTGACGGGTCTTTTGCCGATCACGGGCGTTCCACTTCCGTTCGTCTCCTACGGTGGTTCGTCGCTCGTCGTCTCCCTGGCCGCGGTGGGCATCCTGATCAACGTGTCGAAGACGTCCCGCCGGCAAGCAGTCGGACGGACCACGACCGCGAGGCGGACGTGA
- the murG gene encoding undecaprenyldiphospho-muramoylpentapeptide beta-N-acetylglucosaminyltransferase produces the protein MRVLIAGGGTAGHVFPALALARRLAADGHDVGFAGTAAGQEARLVPAAGFALEEIEACPFVREVSLRAAMAPLVAIRSIRRCRSLVQERDVVVGMGGYVSVPVALAAIRARRPLVLHEQNAVPGLANRTLARAARTVALSFAEAARMLPRRTAKVVTGNPVREEVLVVHAERDRLAKEAASEFDLDPERATVVVVGGSQGARRLNRAVVDAVERISSEAQLVLITGPAHAAMIDAALRSFRLTVRVLPFVERMDLAYAIADLLVARAGASTVAEASVCGVPSLLIPYPHATGRHQEANARALVRAGGATALSDDDLTGETLAGRIDEMLGDVAALRVLGDRARTWSRPHAADELARVVVAAADES, from the coding sequence GTGAGGGTTCTGATCGCCGGAGGCGGGACAGCAGGCCACGTGTTCCCGGCGCTTGCGCTCGCGCGGCGGCTCGCCGCGGACGGGCACGACGTCGGATTTGCCGGGACGGCGGCAGGGCAGGAAGCCCGGCTCGTCCCCGCCGCCGGGTTCGCGCTCGAGGAGATCGAGGCGTGCCCGTTCGTCCGCGAGGTCTCGCTCCGCGCGGCGATGGCCCCCCTCGTCGCGATCCGTTCGATCCGCAGGTGCCGCTCGCTCGTTCAGGAGCGCGACGTCGTCGTGGGCATGGGCGGGTACGTGAGCGTTCCGGTCGCGCTCGCGGCGATCCGCGCGCGAAGGCCGCTCGTTCTGCACGAACAGAACGCCGTGCCCGGCCTGGCCAACCGCACGCTCGCTCGCGCCGCGAGAACGGTCGCGCTCTCCTTCGCCGAGGCCGCGCGGATGTTGCCGCGACGAACCGCGAAGGTCGTCACGGGCAACCCTGTCCGCGAAGAAGTCCTCGTCGTCCATGCCGAACGCGATCGGCTGGCAAAGGAGGCGGCATCGGAGTTCGACCTGGACCCGGAGCGCGCCACCGTCGTCGTAGTCGGCGGAAGTCAGGGCGCGCGGCGCCTGAACCGAGCCGTCGTGGACGCCGTCGAACGGATCAGTTCGGAGGCTCAGCTCGTGCTCATCACCGGCCCCGCCCACGCCGCCATGATCGACGCCGCGTTGCGGTCGTTTCGGCTCACGGTGCGCGTGCTTCCGTTCGTCGAGCGCATGGATCTCGCCTACGCCATCGCGGATCTGCTCGTCGCGCGGGCAGGCGCGTCGACGGTCGCCGAGGCCTCCGTCTGCGGCGTCCCGTCGTTGCTGATCCCGTACCCCCACGCGACGGGCCGTCACCAGGAGGCGAACGCGCGCGCGCTCGTGCGAGCGGGCGGAGCCACCGCACTCTCCGACGACGACCTCACCGGGGAGACGCTCGCCGGGCGCATCGACGAGATGCTCGGCGACGTCGCCGCGTTGCGCGTGTTGGGAGACCGCGCCCGGACGTGGTCGCGTCCCCATGCCGCCGATGAGCTCGCGCGCGTGGTCGTCGCCGCCGCAGACGAGTCATGA
- the murC gene encoding UDP-N-acetylmuramate--L-alanine ligase, protein MTYTPRPGTIPTLDVPSLDGVRRIHMIGVGGAGMRNLARLLMARGIGITGSDLKDSKGLAELRDAGAEVSVGHATDTIREPDAIVISSAIREDNVELAEARRRGTPVWMRAQALAAAAAQLRTIAVTGTHGKTTTTAMVALILERAGLDPTYVIGGDPNETGSGARAGAGDLFVAEADESDGSFLLMNPAIGVVTNVDIDHVDFYRGGREEIEAAFTSFASRCEHVVVCADDAPAMRSVAAANVPSTTYGTSNPANVRVEIVAVGPGGARADVFVNGSRHVLVLAVDGAHNVLNAAAAVATARLLGVEPSVAVEALGAYTGVHRRFERRGEARGAAFYDDYGHVPAELAVTLDVARRTRPDRLIAVFQPHRYSRTLALWPELGSSLVEADIVVVTDVFGAEQDPIPGVTGKLVVKGISASAPCKRVVYLPHRGEVVEFLHREVRPGDLVITMGCGDVWMLGDAALAGISAGDGT, encoded by the coding sequence ATGACCTACACGCCGCGCCCCGGAACGATCCCCACGCTCGACGTGCCGAGCCTCGACGGCGTGAGACGCATCCACATGATCGGCGTCGGCGGCGCTGGGATGCGGAACCTCGCGCGGCTCCTCATGGCACGCGGGATCGGGATCACGGGCAGCGACCTGAAGGACTCGAAGGGCCTGGCTGAGCTTCGCGACGCCGGCGCGGAGGTGTCCGTTGGACACGCGACGGATACCATCCGCGAACCGGACGCCATCGTGATCTCCAGCGCGATCCGGGAGGACAACGTGGAGCTCGCCGAGGCGAGACGGCGTGGCACGCCGGTTTGGATGCGCGCCCAGGCGCTCGCTGCCGCGGCCGCACAGCTGCGCACGATCGCCGTCACGGGGACGCACGGGAAGACGACGACGACGGCGATGGTCGCGCTGATCCTCGAACGCGCGGGGCTCGACCCGACGTACGTGATCGGCGGCGATCCCAACGAGACAGGCAGCGGAGCGAGGGCCGGCGCCGGGGACCTGTTCGTCGCGGAGGCCGACGAGAGCGACGGCTCGTTCCTGTTGATGAACCCGGCGATCGGTGTGGTGACGAACGTCGATATCGACCACGTCGACTTCTATCGGGGAGGACGCGAGGAGATCGAGGCCGCGTTCACGTCATTCGCCTCGAGATGCGAGCACGTCGTCGTTTGCGCCGACGACGCGCCGGCGATGAGATCCGTTGCTGCAGCGAACGTTCCGTCGACGACGTACGGAACGTCGAACCCTGCGAACGTGCGCGTCGAGATCGTCGCCGTCGGGCCCGGCGGCGCTCGAGCCGACGTCTTCGTCAACGGGTCGCGGCACGTGTTGGTGCTCGCGGTCGATGGCGCTCACAATGTCCTGAACGCGGCGGCGGCTGTTGCAACGGCGCGCCTGCTCGGGGTCGAGCCCTCGGTCGCGGTCGAAGCGCTCGGCGCGTACACCGGCGTGCATCGTCGGTTCGAGCGCCGCGGCGAGGCGCGTGGCGCTGCGTTCTACGACGACTACGGTCACGTGCCGGCCGAGCTCGCTGTGACGTTGGACGTCGCACGGCGAACACGACCCGACCGGTTGATCGCGGTGTTCCAGCCGCACCGTTACTCGCGGACGCTCGCGCTCTGGCCGGAGCTCGGCAGCAGCCTCGTCGAAGCCGACATCGTCGTTGTGACCGACGTGTTCGGCGCGGAGCAAGACCCGATCCCCGGCGTAACCGGAAAGCTGGTCGTGAAGGGCATCTCCGCGAGCGCGCCGTGCAAACGCGTCGTGTACCTACCGCACCGCGGCGAGGTCGTCGAGTTCCTCCATCGGGAGGTTCGTCCCGGCGATCTGGTGATCACCATGGGGTGTGGCGACGTGTGGATGCTCGGCGATGCCGCGCTCGCGGGTATCTCGGCGGGGGACGGAACGTGA
- the murB gene encoding UDP-N-acetylmuramate dehydrogenase yields the protein MNDDSIAHAEAILRADCGERLRSEFPLAPLTSFRIGGPAALYLEPESDDDLKAAVKAIRETAMPFVVLGKGSNVLVSDDGFHGLVLRLGRTYRWAARDGERLTAGGAMPLPALAGVAFTHGLAGLEFGVAIPASVGGAVRMNAGAHGREMANVLESIDVYELLSGAPRRIEATEVALSYRGSELPRDAVVVGARMSLVAGDRATIRARMDEAREWRRRTQPLAEPNCGSVFKNPPADSAARLIEESGAKAMSVGGASVSAKHANFIVAGTGATATDVLELIQAVRGRVLAHSGVLLEPEVHLVGDLDLAIR from the coding sequence GTGAACGACGACTCGATCGCCCACGCCGAGGCGATCCTCCGCGCGGACTGCGGCGAGCGGCTTCGCTCGGAGTTCCCGCTCGCCCCGCTGACCAGCTTTCGCATCGGGGGGCCGGCCGCTCTGTACCTCGAGCCGGAGAGCGACGACGACCTCAAGGCGGCGGTCAAGGCGATCCGTGAGACAGCCATGCCGTTCGTCGTCCTGGGCAAGGGATCGAACGTGCTCGTGTCCGACGACGGATTCCACGGGCTCGTCCTGCGACTGGGTCGCACGTACCGGTGGGCCGCGCGCGACGGCGAACGCCTGACCGCCGGAGGGGCGATGCCGCTCCCAGCGCTTGCGGGCGTGGCGTTCACCCACGGTCTGGCGGGGCTGGAGTTCGGGGTGGCCATCCCCGCGAGCGTCGGTGGCGCCGTCCGCATGAACGCGGGTGCGCACGGACGCGAGATGGCGAACGTCCTCGAGAGCATCGACGTCTACGAGCTTCTCTCCGGCGCACCGCGGCGGATCGAAGCCACCGAGGTGGCCCTGTCGTACCGAGGCTCGGAGCTCCCCCGAGATGCCGTGGTCGTCGGCGCCCGCATGTCGCTCGTCGCGGGCGACAGGGCGACGATTCGCGCGAGGATGGACGAAGCTCGGGAGTGGCGTCGCCGAACGCAGCCGCTCGCCGAGCCAAATTGCGGCAGCGTCTTCAAGAACCCGCCAGCCGACAGCGCCGCGCGCCTGATCGAGGAGTCCGGCGCGAAGGCGATGTCGGTCGGTGGCGCGTCGGTGTCCGCAAAGCACGCGAACTTCATCGTCGCCGGTACCGGGGCGACCGCAACGGACGTCCTGGAGCTGATCCAAGCCGTTCGTGGACGCGTCCTGGCGCACTCGGGTGTGCTGCTCGAACCGGAGGTACATCTCGTTGGCGATCTCGATCTCGCGATCCGCTAA
- a CDS encoding FtsQ-type POTRA domain-containing protein, translated as MTSWRVRLGLVLGVVSVLVLAAVVVSRSSLFAVRTIDVTGASRLTTERVIARAHIDGSTNALWLDEDAVERRLERHPWISEAYVSAALPSTVRISIVERTPVAVAINRLGELYIAADGTSLGRANDDAGLPLIESAGREVAAVALAAMPVAVRSAVESVEYRDDGSLEVRLHDGVTVTYGTADRLVAKGLVVERILAWAEESGEELDSVDVTAPGSPAVALG; from the coding sequence TTGACGTCGTGGCGCGTCCGACTCGGGCTCGTCCTCGGGGTCGTCTCGGTCCTCGTCCTCGCCGCCGTGGTCGTTTCCCGATCGTCGTTGTTCGCCGTCCGCACGATCGACGTCACGGGCGCGTCGCGCCTGACCACCGAACGTGTCATTGCCAGAGCGCACATCGACGGATCGACCAACGCACTGTGGCTGGACGAGGACGCGGTCGAGCGGAGGCTCGAGCGGCACCCGTGGATCTCCGAGGCGTACGTTTCCGCGGCGCTCCCGTCGACGGTCCGTATCTCGATCGTCGAACGGACCCCCGTGGCCGTGGCCATCAACCGGTTGGGCGAGCTGTACATCGCGGCCGATGGAACTTCCCTGGGGCGCGCCAACGATGACGCGGGGTTGCCGTTGATCGAGTCCGCGGGTCGAGAGGTGGCCGCCGTGGCGCTCGCCGCGATGCCGGTGGCCGTCCGATCGGCGGTCGAATCGGTCGAATACCGAGACGACGGATCGCTCGAGGTTCGTTTGCACGACGGCGTGACGGTGACGTACGGCACAGCGGATCGACTCGTCGCGAAAGGTCTCGTCGTCGAGCGAATCCTGGCTTGGGCCGAGGAGAGCGGCGAGGAGCTCGACTCGGTCGACGTCACCGCTCCAGGGTCTCCCGCCGTCGCGCTCGGCTGA
- the ftsZ gene encoding cell division protein FtsZ has translation MDSPQNYLAVIKVVGIGGGGVNAVNRMIEGGLRGVEFVAVNTDAQTLLMSDAEVKLDVGRETTRGLGAGSNPDVGRHATEEHAEEIEEILKGADMVFITAGEGGGTGTGGAPIVATMARELGALTIGVVTRPFAFEGRVRAMQADLGITELKKAVDTLIVVPNDRLLQVSDPNTPVLDAFRMADQVLYQGVDGITSLITTPGLINVDFADVRTVMTGAGSALMGIGHGTGDDRAEEAARSAISSPLLESSIEGARGVLLSIAGPTDLALHEVNRAADHITRVAHPEANIIFGAVVDDALGEEVRVTVIAAGFDKQLSTPSMAHLDSRLSRLLEEPHSAPAGERVDATRDREDVPEPVPSILVDEEDEIFRPAPETVTFDAEDDLDIPDFLKS, from the coding sequence ATGGATTCTCCTCAGAACTACCTCGCCGTGATCAAGGTGGTCGGGATAGGCGGCGGTGGCGTGAACGCCGTCAACCGAATGATCGAGGGCGGGCTCCGCGGCGTTGAGTTCGTCGCGGTCAACACGGACGCGCAGACGCTGCTCATGTCGGATGCCGAGGTGAAGCTCGACGTCGGGCGCGAGACCACGCGCGGCCTCGGAGCTGGCTCCAACCCCGATGTCGGTCGTCACGCCACCGAAGAGCACGCCGAGGAGATCGAGGAGATCCTGAAGGGCGCCGACATGGTCTTCATCACCGCCGGCGAGGGCGGGGGAACGGGGACCGGCGGCGCCCCGATCGTCGCGACCATGGCTCGCGAGCTCGGCGCGCTGACGATCGGCGTCGTGACGCGGCCGTTCGCGTTCGAGGGCCGCGTCCGCGCGATGCAGGCTGACCTAGGAATCACCGAGCTGAAGAAGGCCGTCGACACGCTGATCGTCGTGCCGAACGACCGACTGCTCCAAGTGTCGGATCCGAACACGCCGGTGCTCGACGCGTTCCGGATGGCGGACCAAGTCCTGTATCAGGGCGTCGACGGCATCACGTCGCTCATCACGACGCCCGGTCTCATCAACGTCGACTTCGCGGACGTGAGGACGGTGATGACCGGCGCCGGCTCGGCGCTCATGGGCATCGGTCACGGTACGGGGGACGACCGTGCGGAAGAGGCCGCGCGTTCGGCGATCAGCTCGCCGCTCCTGGAATCCTCGATCGAGGGCGCCCGCGGGGTCTTGCTCTCGATCGCGGGACCGACGGACCTGGCGCTCCACGAGGTCAACAGGGCGGCGGACCACATCACACGGGTCGCGCATCCCGAAGCGAACATCATCTTCGGCGCCGTCGTCGACGACGCGCTCGGGGAGGAAGTGCGCGTCACCGTCATTGCTGCCGGTTTCGACAAGCAGCTCTCCACGCCCTCGATGGCCCACCTCGATAGCCGGCTTTCGCGACTGCTCGAGGAACCGCACTCAGCGCCCGCGGGCGAACGCGTGGACGCGACGCGCGACCGGGAAGACGTGCCCGAGCCGGTCCCGTCGATTCTGGTCGACGAGGAGGACGAGATCTTCCGGCCGGCGCCCGAGACGGTGACGTTCGATGCCGAAGACGATCTCGACATTCCGGATTTCCTGAAGAGCTAG